Proteins encoded in a region of the Streptomyces sp. PCS3-D2 genome:
- a CDS encoding ABC transporter ATP-binding protein — translation MRLTAPTPTANATPAPADAATVELRGLRRSFGTTTALDGLDLTVRPGELLALLGPSGCGKTTALRMLAGFEHPDSGEILVDGKDVTAVPAHRRDAGMVFQSYSLFPHLNALDNVAFGLRMRRVRTAERRARAAELLELVGLADKGDRFPHQLSGGQQQRVALARALALRPRVLLLDEPLSALDAKVRLTLREEIRRLQQELGITTLFITHDQEEALSMADRVAVMRAGRLEQCAAPAELYARPATAFVAEFVGTMSRIPGRLLASGATVAVLGRELGVDGTPPSTGDGTDVDVLVRPESLGVTADEAGEGRVLGTSFLGATVRVSVALADGTLVKADVPAHDAGHLAAGAPVRLALPDRPVLVAPRAS, via the coding sequence ATGCGCCTCACCGCACCCACGCCGACCGCGAACGCGACGCCCGCACCGGCCGACGCCGCCACCGTCGAACTGCGCGGCCTGCGTCGGTCCTTCGGCACCACCACCGCCCTGGACGGACTCGACCTCACCGTGCGCCCCGGTGAACTCCTCGCCCTGCTCGGCCCGTCCGGCTGCGGCAAGACCACCGCGCTGCGCATGCTGGCGGGCTTCGAACACCCCGACTCCGGTGAGATCCTCGTCGACGGCAAAGACGTCACCGCGGTTCCCGCGCACCGACGCGACGCCGGCATGGTCTTCCAGTCCTACAGCCTCTTCCCGCACCTGAACGCCCTCGACAACGTGGCGTTCGGACTGCGGATGCGCCGGGTCCGCACCGCCGAGCGGCGCGCCCGCGCCGCGGAACTCCTCGAACTCGTGGGCCTCGCCGACAAGGGCGACCGCTTCCCCCACCAGCTCTCCGGCGGCCAGCAGCAGCGCGTCGCACTGGCCCGCGCCCTCGCCCTGCGACCGCGCGTGCTCCTCCTCGACGAGCCGCTGTCCGCCCTCGACGCCAAGGTGCGCCTGACCCTGCGCGAGGAGATCCGCCGCCTCCAGCAGGAACTGGGCATCACCACCCTCTTCATCACCCACGACCAGGAGGAGGCGCTGTCCATGGCCGACCGCGTCGCGGTCATGCGCGCCGGCCGCCTGGAGCAGTGCGCGGCCCCGGCCGAGCTGTACGCCCGTCCCGCCACCGCCTTCGTCGCCGAGTTCGTCGGCACCATGAGCCGCATCCCGGGCAGGCTGCTCGCCTCCGGCGCGACCGTCGCGGTCCTGGGCCGCGAGCTCGGCGTCGACGGCACCCCGCCGAGCACCGGGGACGGCACCGACGTCGACGTCCTCGTACGGCCCGAGTCGCTGGGGGTCACCGCCGACGAGGCGGGGGAGGGCCGAGTCCTCGGCACCTCGTTCCTGGGCGCCACGGTCCGCGTGTCCGTCGCCCTGGCCGACGGCACCCTGGTCAAGGCCGACGTCCCCGCACACGATGCGGGCCACCTGGCCGCCGGCGCGCCCGTCCGCCTGGCGCTGCCGGACCGTCCGGTCCTGGTGGCCCCGCGCGCGAGCTGA
- a CDS encoding HAD-IA family hydrolase: MTSSHSPVPTTLQAVLFDMDGTLVDTERLWWDTVAEAAERLGHVLLETDQPDVLGRPVEHTAGVLAARSGAPAAAIAAQLHRAFADRVRTRVVPRPGALALLGALRAEGVPTALVTASPREVAETVVAALAEEGHGGFTVTVTADDTALTKPHPDPYLAACRALRVAPAACVAVEDTPTGVASAEAAGCQVLAVPSVTGIDAAPGRTVLDSLEEATPDRLRALVADAPAPRFLVPGFTTRRARAGRPFTARVAGLLRGAARPVTFAAADRPDWLTVHADGTLAGTPSPLPGQDSAAVAVATAEITAVDAHGATAHLAVRIPVAAADAPALDRVRVMSWNLWLGGSPVDAHRDKQLAVLLAADVDAVGLQETAVHAAPELADALGWFHHSAGENLAILSRHPVVDTLGDPEVGFYGAAGARIRLDERPDGAPHELVLWTAHLNHTPYGPYDACFDGLAAPELEAREEESGRVRQINAVLDRMAPDLAATDRTPVLLVGDFNAPSHLDWTLTAAPLHGGYGPVDWPVSRAVERAGLRDSYREAHPDPVVAPGTTWSPVHPWHEDGSGRPEPQDRIDFVLHSGDRLTVVDSTTLATGRIAPWPDVAANDWPSDHAAVVTTFRFS; encoded by the coding sequence GTGACGTCCTCGCACTCTCCCGTCCCGACCACGCTGCAAGCCGTCCTCTTCGACATGGACGGCACCCTCGTCGACACCGAGCGGCTCTGGTGGGACACCGTGGCGGAGGCGGCCGAGCGGCTCGGGCACGTCCTCCTCGAAACCGACCAGCCGGACGTGCTCGGCCGGCCGGTGGAGCACACCGCCGGCGTCCTCGCCGCCCGCAGCGGCGCCCCCGCCGCAGCGATCGCGGCCCAGCTGCACCGGGCCTTCGCCGACCGGGTCCGTACCCGCGTCGTACCCCGGCCCGGCGCGCTGGCCCTGCTCGGTGCACTGCGTGCCGAAGGCGTCCCCACCGCCCTGGTCACCGCCTCCCCCAGGGAGGTCGCCGAGACCGTGGTGGCCGCCCTCGCGGAGGAGGGCCACGGCGGCTTCACGGTCACCGTCACCGCCGACGACACCGCGCTCACCAAGCCCCACCCCGACCCCTACCTCGCGGCCTGCCGCGCCCTGCGGGTCGCGCCCGCCGCCTGCGTGGCCGTCGAGGACACCCCCACCGGCGTCGCCTCGGCCGAAGCAGCCGGCTGCCAGGTCCTCGCCGTGCCCTCCGTCACCGGGATCGATGCGGCCCCGGGCCGTACCGTGCTGGACTCCCTGGAAGAGGCCACCCCGGACCGGCTGCGGGCCCTGGTCGCCGACGCACCGGCACCGCGGTTCCTCGTCCCCGGGTTCACCACCCGCCGCGCCCGCGCCGGCCGGCCCTTCACTGCCCGCGTCGCGGGCCTCCTGCGCGGCGCGGCCCGTCCGGTGACCTTCGCCGCCGCCGACCGCCCCGACTGGCTCACTGTCCACGCCGACGGCACCCTCGCCGGTACCCCGTCGCCCCTGCCGGGGCAGGACTCCGCCGCCGTGGCCGTGGCCACGGCCGAGATCACCGCGGTCGACGCGCACGGCGCCACCGCCCACCTCGCCGTCCGCATCCCCGTGGCGGCCGCGGACGCGCCCGCGCTCGACCGGGTCCGGGTGATGAGCTGGAACCTGTGGCTCGGCGGCAGCCCCGTCGACGCCCACCGCGACAAGCAGCTGGCCGTGCTCCTCGCCGCCGACGTCGACGCCGTCGGCCTCCAGGAGACCGCCGTGCACGCCGCGCCCGAACTCGCCGACGCGCTCGGCTGGTTCCACCACAGCGCCGGGGAGAACCTCGCGATCCTCAGCCGCCACCCGGTCGTGGACACCCTCGGTGACCCGGAGGTCGGCTTCTACGGGGCGGCCGGGGCCCGGATCCGGCTCGACGAGCGTCCCGACGGCGCCCCGCATGAGCTGGTGCTGTGGACCGCCCACCTCAACCACACGCCGTACGGCCCCTACGACGCCTGCTTCGACGGCCTGGCCGCACCCGAACTGGAAGCCCGTGAGGAGGAGTCGGGGAGGGTCCGCCAGATCAACGCGGTCCTGGACCGGATGGCGCCGGACCTCGCCGCCACCGACCGCACCCCGGTCCTGCTCGTGGGGGACTTCAACGCCCCCTCGCACCTGGACTGGACGCTCACGGCAGCCCCGCTGCACGGCGGCTACGGACCGGTGGACTGGCCCGTCTCCCGCGCCGTGGAACGGGCGGGGCTGCGCGACTCCTACCGCGAGGCCCACCCGGACCCGGTGGTGGCTCCCGGAACCACCTGGTCGCCCGTCCACCCGTGGCACGAGGACGGCAGCGGCCGCCCGGAACCACAGGACCGGATCGACTTCGTGCTCCACTCCGGCGACCGCCTCACCGTCGTCGACTCCACGACCCTGGCCACGGGCCGCATCGCCCCCTGGCCGGACGTCGCGGCCAACGACTGGCCCTCCGACCACGCTGCCGTGGTCACCACCTTCCGCTTCTCCTGA
- a CDS encoding ABC transporter permease, which produces MARLTARPATASPWRALVLAAAALYFLVPLAASVVFTVDVPGQGLNLDAYTRILDTEGFLPSLLLSLELAAATIAVVLLLVVPATVALRLTAPKLRPVVEIVCALPLVVPPIAFVAGIGTVLKWGPEHLSRTPLFQTFVAVQNPDFPVVLVLAYAVMALPFAHRALDAGLRAVDVRTLVEAARSCGASLPHALLRAVLPNLRGALLSASFLTLALVLGEFTIAQLLGFRPFAVWIVNISGSQAQMSVAVSVMSLLVTWLLLLLLAGFGGGRRTPSPTTDRK; this is translated from the coding sequence ATGGCTCGCCTGACCGCCCGCCCGGCCACGGCGTCCCCCTGGCGCGCCCTCGTCCTCGCCGCCGCGGCCCTGTACTTCCTGGTGCCGCTCGCCGCCTCGGTCGTCTTCACCGTCGACGTGCCGGGCCAGGGCCTGAACCTCGACGCCTACACCCGCATCCTGGACACCGAGGGCTTCCTGCCCAGCCTGCTCCTCTCCCTCGAACTCGCCGCCGCCACCATCGCGGTGGTGCTGCTGCTCGTGGTTCCCGCCACGGTGGCACTGCGCCTGACCGCCCCGAAGCTGCGGCCCGTCGTCGAGATCGTGTGCGCGCTGCCGCTGGTCGTCCCGCCCATCGCCTTCGTCGCCGGCATCGGGACCGTCCTGAAGTGGGGACCCGAGCACCTTTCCCGCACCCCGCTCTTCCAGACGTTCGTCGCCGTCCAGAACCCGGACTTCCCGGTCGTCCTGGTCCTCGCCTACGCCGTGATGGCGCTGCCGTTCGCCCACCGCGCCCTGGACGCGGGGCTGCGCGCCGTCGACGTCCGCACCCTCGTCGAGGCGGCCCGCTCCTGCGGCGCGAGCCTGCCGCACGCCCTGCTGCGCGCCGTGCTGCCGAACCTGCGCGGAGCCCTCCTGAGCGCCTCCTTCCTCACCCTCGCGCTGGTCCTCGGCGAATTCACCATCGCCCAACTCCTCGGCTTCCGGCCGTTCGCCGTCTGGATCGTCAACATCAGCGGCTCACAGGCCCAGATGTCCGTGGCCGTCTCGGTCATGAGCCTGCTGGTGACCTGGCTCCTGCTCCTGCTCCTCGCCGGTTTCGGCGGCGGCCGCCGCACCCCCTCCCCGACCACCGACCGGAAATGA
- a CDS encoding DUF4190 domain-containing protein, translating to MTDPRIPARAPAGTPDADAMAVTGFVLGLVGLLVMNLILGPTAVVLGALALLRNTSRPGRARLAVGLGLADVALLACLVTADGTWSWSLA from the coding sequence ATGACGGATCCCCGTATCCCGGCCCGGGCCCCGGCCGGTACCCCTGACGCCGACGCGATGGCCGTCACCGGCTTCGTCCTCGGCCTGGTGGGGCTGCTGGTGATGAACCTGATCCTCGGCCCGACCGCCGTCGTCCTCGGCGCCCTCGCACTCCTGCGGAACACGAGCAGGCCCGGCCGGGCCCGCCTGGCCGTCGGCCTGGGCCTCGCCGACGTGGCACTCCTCGCCTGCCTCGTCACCGCCGACGGGACCTGGTCGTGGAGCCTGGCCTGA
- a CDS encoding YciI family protein, producing the protein MKYMIQMNVPAAEWDALMSSYSEEDMRAMFAHMDALNNELASTGEWVDGQGLGGPALVKTVRAGSDGRPRVTDGPARAGDILAGYWVVDVTGEERALEIAARASACPGPGGRPGSDPVEVHPIPADPTAA; encoded by the coding sequence ATGAAGTACATGATCCAGATGAACGTACCGGCCGCAGAGTGGGACGCCCTCATGTCGTCGTACTCCGAGGAGGACATGAGGGCCATGTTCGCGCACATGGACGCCCTCAACAACGAACTCGCCTCCACCGGGGAATGGGTGGACGGGCAGGGCCTCGGCGGCCCCGCGCTGGTCAAGACGGTGCGGGCCGGGAGCGACGGCCGGCCCCGGGTGACCGACGGGCCTGCTCGGGCGGGCGACATCCTGGCCGGGTACTGGGTCGTCGACGTCACGGGCGAGGAGCGGGCCCTGGAGATCGCCGCACGGGCGTCCGCCTGCCCCGGACCGGGCGGGAGGCCCGGCAGCGACCCGGTCGAGGTGCACCCGATTCCGGCGGACCCGACGGCTGCCTGA
- a CDS encoding TetR family transcriptional regulator gives MSAQTGLRETRRRRTRRALLDAALSELAERSFGSLGLREVTRAAGVAPTAFYRHFGDMDELGTALVEEALDSLHGTVREILDASGDAEQRGGAAVRLIAALVRERPAHVRFLVRERHGGVAVVRDAIAAQLDVFADETGAALGSDPVSAGWQADDVTMLSRLLVDHMFMTASAFLTASLRGEDWSAATGTALAQLRLIHLGRVHWADGPADGVTG, from the coding sequence ATGAGCGCTCAGACCGGCCTTCGCGAGACCCGGCGCCGCCGCACCCGGCGCGCCCTCCTGGACGCGGCCCTGTCGGAGCTGGCGGAGCGCAGCTTCGGCAGCCTCGGACTCCGGGAGGTGACCCGGGCGGCCGGAGTCGCCCCCACCGCCTTCTACCGGCACTTCGGGGACATGGACGAGTTGGGAACCGCGCTGGTGGAGGAGGCGCTGGACAGCCTGCACGGGACGGTGCGGGAGATCCTCGACGCGAGTGGTGACGCCGAACAGCGCGGCGGTGCCGCGGTGCGGCTCATCGCCGCACTCGTGCGCGAGCGACCGGCGCACGTCCGCTTCCTGGTCCGTGAACGCCACGGCGGGGTGGCGGTGGTGCGCGATGCCATCGCCGCGCAACTGGACGTCTTCGCCGACGAGACGGGCGCCGCGCTCGGTTCCGATCCCGTGAGCGCGGGCTGGCAGGCCGATGACGTGACCATGCTGTCACGGCTGCTGGTGGACCACATGTTCATGACGGCCTCGGCGTTCCTGACCGCATCCCTCCGGGGCGAGGACTGGTCGGCCGCCACCGGCACGGCCCTCGCCCAGCTGCGCCTGATCCACCTCGGGCGGGTGCACTGGGCCGACGGGCCGGCCGACGGGGTGACGGGGTGA
- the gdhA gene encoding NADP-specific glutamate dehydrogenase: MKDSKDRLETLRAEIERRNPAQPEFHQAVGEVLDTLAPVFTARPEYADPAVALVERLTEPERQIVFRVPWQDDRGRVHVNRGYRVEFNSALGPYKGGLRFHPSVDIGVVKFLGFEQIFKNALTGLGIGGGKGGSDFDPRGRSDAEVMRFCQSFMTELHRHIGEHTDVPAGDIGVGGREIGYLFGQYRRITNRWEAGVLTGKGQSWGGSAIRPQATGYGSVLFAAEMLKVRGASLDGLTAVVSGSGNVALYTVEKLQQLGANPLTCSDSHGYVVDDKGIDLALLKQVKEVERGRVSEYAARRGSSARFVPGGRVWEVPADVAFPSATQNELDAQDARTLVAGGVRAVSEGANMPTTPEAVRILREAGVAFGPGKAANAGGVAVSALEMSQNAGRVAWSAQRVEDELAATMRAIHAVAHETAERYGAPGDYVTGANIAGFERVADAMLAQGVI, encoded by the coding sequence GTGAAGGACTCGAAGGACAGGCTGGAAACGCTGCGGGCCGAGATCGAGCGCCGCAACCCCGCACAGCCCGAGTTCCACCAGGCGGTAGGGGAGGTCCTCGACACCCTGGCCCCCGTCTTCACCGCCCGCCCCGAGTATGCCGACCCGGCCGTGGCCCTGGTGGAGCGGCTCACCGAGCCCGAGCGGCAGATCGTCTTCCGTGTCCCGTGGCAGGACGACCGGGGCCGGGTCCACGTCAACCGCGGCTACCGCGTCGAGTTCAACAGCGCGCTCGGCCCGTACAAGGGAGGTCTGCGCTTCCACCCGTCGGTGGACATCGGCGTCGTGAAGTTCCTCGGCTTCGAGCAGATCTTCAAGAACGCGCTGACCGGCCTCGGGATCGGCGGCGGCAAGGGCGGCAGCGACTTCGACCCGCGCGGCAGGTCGGACGCCGAGGTCATGCGGTTCTGCCAGTCCTTCATGACCGAACTGCACCGGCACATCGGGGAGCACACCGACGTCCCCGCCGGGGACATCGGCGTCGGCGGCCGTGAGATCGGCTACCTCTTCGGCCAGTACCGGCGCATCACCAACCGCTGGGAGGCCGGCGTCCTGACCGGCAAGGGCCAGAGCTGGGGCGGCTCCGCGATCCGGCCCCAGGCGACCGGCTACGGCAGCGTGCTGTTCGCCGCCGAGATGCTCAAGGTCCGCGGCGCGTCGCTGGACGGGCTGACGGCGGTCGTCTCCGGCTCCGGCAACGTCGCGCTGTACACGGTCGAGAAGCTGCAACAGCTCGGCGCCAACCCGCTGACCTGCTCGGACTCCCACGGCTACGTCGTCGACGACAAGGGCATCGACCTGGCACTGCTCAAGCAGGTCAAGGAGGTCGAGCGCGGGCGGGTGAGCGAGTACGCGGCGCGCCGCGGATCCTCGGCACGGTTCGTGCCCGGCGGGCGGGTCTGGGAGGTACCCGCGGACGTCGCCTTCCCGTCCGCCACGCAGAACGAACTGGACGCGCAGGACGCCCGTACCCTCGTCGCGGGCGGGGTCAGGGCGGTCTCCGAGGGCGCCAACATGCCGACCACGCCCGAGGCCGTGCGGATCCTGCGGGAGGCCGGGGTCGCCTTCGGGCCGGGCAAGGCCGCCAACGCGGGCGGTGTCGCGGTCAGCGCCCTGGAGATGAGCCAGAACGCCGGCCGTGTGGCCTGGAGCGCGCAGCGGGTGGAGGACGAACTGGCCGCCACCATGCGGGCGATCCACGCGGTCGCCCACGAGACCGCCGAGCGGTACGGAGCCCCGGGCGACTACGTCACCGGCGCGAACATCGCGGGCTTCGAGCGGGTGGCGGACGCGATGCTGGCCCAGGGCGTCATCTGA
- a CDS encoding FKBP-type peptidyl-prolyl cis-trans isomerase gives MTEPTKPEIERPEGEAPQELTVRDLVVGDGAEAKPGRVVRVHYVGVTFASGAEFDASWDRGQPFKFAVGGGRVIKGWDRGIRGMRVGGRREIIIPPRLGYGDRSPSPLIPAGSTLVFVVDLLSVV, from the coding sequence ATGACTGAACCGACGAAGCCCGAGATCGAACGTCCCGAGGGAGAGGCTCCGCAGGAACTGACGGTCCGGGACCTCGTTGTCGGGGACGGCGCCGAGGCGAAGCCGGGCAGGGTCGTCCGCGTCCACTACGTCGGGGTCACCTTCGCGTCCGGAGCGGAGTTCGACGCCTCTTGGGACCGGGGCCAACCGTTCAAGTTCGCCGTGGGCGGCGGCAGGGTCATCAAGGGCTGGGACCGGGGGATCAGAGGGATGAGGGTCGGCGGTCGTCGCGAGATCATCATTCCGCCGCGCCTCGGCTACGGCGACCGCTCCCCCTCGCCGTTGATCCCTGCGGGTTCCACCCTGGTCTTCGTGGTGGACCTGCTCTCCGTGGTCTGA
- the lanL gene encoding class IV lanthionine synthetase LanL, translating into MTSQASEVELRDLLGRSLEATGQAAQWTVDTDTTWCRLTPASAAQRKQGWKLHVSATSASAPAVLARSLDVLLLRDSMFKFARSLEQVSALNSRATPRGNSGKFITVYPRSDADAAAIALELHQATAGLAGPRILSDQPYAANSLVHYRYGAFVARQRLSDSGLLVWYMEDPDGNPVEDVRTGRYSPPSWAVSPFPASVPAAPTEERATTAPVLLGGRFSVREAIRHTNKGGVYRGTDVTSNAPVVIKEARPHVEADASGSDVRDWLRVEARVLEFLDGTGLAPRLLAVFEHGGHLFLAEEEIPGVPLRNWVAERFRDIGGERYRAEALAQAGRLVDLLAEAHARGCVLRDFTPGNIMVRPDGELRLIDLELAVLKDDVPLPTTVGTPGFSAPERLAGAPVSPTADYYSLGAAVCFVLTGKVPSLLAEEPAARTAHERLAGWLAACDDVLRLPEGLTEMILGLMSDDPAERWDPERAGAALRRAVRGPAARAAGGPAHPTPRSDATQGAVAGMVDHLIGSMTPQDERRLWPVSTMAGETDPCTVQQGAAGVLAVLTRYFELTGDGRLPEVLSTAGHWMAARTDTRSTRSGLHFGGRGTAWALYEAGRVLDDRVLVEHATALALAPQEPAPHHDITHGRAGSGLAAAHLWYRTGDQRFAELVVDAADALAAAATSEPSGVSWPAPPEVVTGSVGERYLGFAHGTAGIGCFLLAASAVTGRQEDRDLARAAGDALVAASLTVGGAAQWPSKAGDVPTAPYWCHGSAGIGSFLLRLWQATGDDRYGDLALAATKAVVERASRAPLAQCHGLAGNGDFLLDMAAATGDPAHHASAEALARLITAEQIHRNGHVVFPNEYGDVSTGWSDGSAGILAFLLRTRHTDSRLWMIQQPG; encoded by the coding sequence ATGACGAGCCAGGCAAGCGAAGTCGAACTCCGGGACCTGCTGGGCAGGTCACTGGAGGCCACGGGGCAGGCCGCGCAGTGGACCGTGGACACGGACACGACGTGGTGCCGCCTCACACCCGCCTCCGCGGCGCAACGCAAGCAGGGCTGGAAGCTGCACGTGTCGGCCACGTCCGCCTCCGCTCCCGCGGTGCTGGCGCGGTCCCTGGACGTGCTCCTGCTGCGGGACTCCATGTTCAAGTTCGCCCGGTCCCTGGAACAGGTGAGCGCGCTCAACTCCCGGGCCACACCGAGGGGCAACTCGGGCAAGTTCATCACCGTCTACCCCCGCTCCGACGCCGACGCGGCCGCGATCGCGCTGGAACTGCACCAGGCCACGGCGGGCCTCGCCGGCCCGCGGATCCTGTCGGACCAGCCCTACGCCGCGAACAGCCTGGTGCACTACCGCTACGGGGCGTTCGTCGCCCGTCAACGGCTCTCCGATTCGGGCCTGTTGGTGTGGTACATGGAGGACCCGGACGGCAACCCCGTGGAAGACGTCCGTACCGGCCGCTATTCCCCGCCGTCCTGGGCGGTGAGCCCGTTCCCGGCCTCGGTGCCTGCCGCGCCGACCGAGGAGCGGGCCACGACGGCCCCGGTACTGCTGGGCGGCCGCTTCTCGGTACGGGAGGCGATCCGCCACACGAACAAGGGCGGTGTCTACCGGGGGACGGACGTCACCTCGAACGCGCCGGTGGTCATCAAGGAGGCGCGGCCGCACGTGGAAGCCGACGCCTCCGGATCCGACGTACGCGACTGGCTGCGCGTGGAGGCCCGGGTACTGGAGTTCCTCGACGGCACGGGCCTGGCCCCGCGGCTCCTTGCGGTGTTCGAGCACGGCGGACACCTCTTCCTGGCCGAGGAGGAGATCCCGGGCGTCCCGCTGCGCAACTGGGTCGCCGAGCGCTTCCGCGACATCGGGGGCGAGCGCTACCGCGCCGAGGCCCTGGCCCAGGCGGGCCGCCTGGTGGATCTCCTCGCCGAGGCCCACGCACGGGGCTGCGTCCTGCGGGACTTCACGCCCGGCAACATCATGGTCCGGCCCGACGGTGAACTGCGCCTCATCGACCTGGAGCTCGCCGTCCTCAAGGACGACGTCCCGCTCCCGACCACGGTGGGGACCCCCGGCTTCAGCGCCCCCGAGCGGCTGGCCGGCGCGCCGGTCTCGCCCACGGCCGACTACTACAGCCTGGGTGCCGCCGTGTGCTTCGTCCTCACCGGAAAGGTCCCCAGCCTGCTGGCCGAGGAGCCCGCGGCCAGGACCGCGCACGAGCGGCTCGCCGGGTGGCTGGCCGCCTGTGACGACGTGCTGCGGCTGCCCGAGGGCCTGACCGAGATGATCCTCGGGCTGATGAGTGACGACCCCGCCGAGCGCTGGGACCCCGAACGGGCCGGCGCGGCCCTCCGCCGGGCGGTACGCGGACCTGCGGCCCGGGCCGCCGGGGGACCGGCCCATCCGACTCCGCGGTCCGACGCGACGCAGGGCGCGGTGGCGGGGATGGTGGACCACCTCATCGGTTCGATGACCCCGCAGGACGAACGCCGCCTGTGGCCGGTGTCCACCATGGCGGGGGAGACCGACCCCTGCACGGTGCAGCAGGGCGCCGCAGGTGTGCTCGCGGTCCTGACCCGCTACTTCGAGTTGACCGGCGACGGGCGCCTGCCGGAGGTGCTCTCCACGGCGGGACACTGGATGGCGGCGCGGACGGACACCCGCTCCACGCGGTCCGGCCTGCACTTCGGCGGCCGGGGGACCGCATGGGCGCTGTACGAAGCCGGCCGGGTCCTCGACGACCGCGTGCTCGTCGAGCACGCGACGGCTCTGGCCCTGGCCCCCCAGGAACCGGCACCCCATCACGACATCACCCACGGCCGGGCGGGCAGCGGACTGGCCGCCGCCCACCTCTGGTACCGCACGGGGGACCAGCGTTTCGCCGAACTCGTCGTCGATGCGGCCGACGCGCTGGCCGCCGCCGCCACGTCCGAGCCGTCCGGTGTCAGCTGGCCCGCGCCCCCCGAAGTGGTCACCGGGAGCGTCGGCGAACGCTATCTCGGCTTCGCCCACGGGACGGCCGGCATCGGATGCTTCCTGCTCGCCGCTTCAGCCGTCACGGGCCGTCAGGAAGACCGGGACCTGGCCCGGGCGGCGGGGGACGCACTGGTGGCCGCCTCCCTGACGGTCGGTGGGGCGGCACAGTGGCCCTCCAAGGCCGGCGACGTGCCGACCGCCCCGTACTGGTGCCACGGTTCCGCGGGGATCGGCTCCTTCCTGCTCCGGCTGTGGCAGGCCACCGGCGACGACCGGTACGGCGATCTCGCCCTGGCGGCGACGAAGGCCGTGGTGGAGCGGGCCTCGCGCGCCCCCCTCGCCCAATGCCATGGCCTGGCGGGCAACGGCGACTTCCTCCTCGACATGGCCGCCGCCACGGGGGATCCCGCCCACCACGCGTCGGCCGAGGCCCTGGCCCGCCTCATCACCGCCGAACAGATCCACCGCAACGGCCACGTCGTCTTCCCCAACGAGTACGGGGACGTCTCGACGGGCTGGAGCGACGGGTCCGCAGGAATCCTGGCGTTCCTCCTGCGGACCCGCCACACAGACTCCCGGCTCTGGATGATCCAGCAGCCGGGCTGA
- a CDS encoding VenA family class IV lanthipeptide, producing the protein MENRDLELLAHLHALPETDPIGADGVAFADTCACVGLLTLLNTVCVGISCA; encoded by the coding sequence ATGGAGAACCGCGACCTCGAACTGCTGGCTCACCTGCACGCCCTTCCGGAGACCGACCCGATCGGCGCCGACGGAGTTGCGTTCGCCGACACGTGTGCGTGCGTCGGCCTGCTCACGCTCCTCAACACCGTCTGCGTCGGCATCAGCTGCGCCTGA